The following are encoded together in the Glycine max cultivar Williams 82 chromosome 8, Glycine_max_v4.0, whole genome shotgun sequence genome:
- the F6H3 gene encoding LOW QUALITY PROTEIN: cytochrome P450 71D9-like (The sequence of the model RefSeq protein was modified relative to this genomic sequence to represent the inferred CDS: inserted 1 base in 1 codon) yields MNLQTIYFTSXFSIFIFMFMAHKIMKKKSASTPNLPPGPWKLPIIGNILNIVGSLPHCRLRDLSAKYGPLMHLKLGEVSTIVVSSPEYAKEVLNTHDLIFSSRPPILASKIMSYDSKGMSFAPYGDYWRWLRKICTSELLSSKCVQSFQPIRGEELTNFIKRIASKEGSAINLTKEVLTTVSTIVSRTALGNKCRDHQKFISSVREGTEAAGGFDLGDLYPSAEWLQHISGLKPKLEKYHQQADRIMQSIINEHREAKSSATQGQGEEVADDLVDVLMKEEFGLSDNSIKAVILDMFGGGTQTSSTTITWAMAEMIKNPRVTKKIHAELRDVFGGKVGHPNESDMENLKYLKSVVKETLRLYPPGPLLLPRQCGQDCEINGYHIPIKSKVIVNAWAIGRDPNHWSEAERFYPERFIGSSVDYKGNSFEYIPFGAGRRICPGLTFGLTNVELPLAFLMYHFDWKLPNGMKNEDLDMTEALGVSARRKDDLCLIPITFHP; encoded by the exons ATGAATCTTCAAACCATTTACTTCACAT atttttccattttcatttttatgtttatggcacacaaaataatgaaaaagaaatctgCCTCAACTCCAAATTTACCACCAGGGCCATGGAAGCTACCTATCATAGGGAACATACTCAACATTGTTGGCTCCCTTCCCCATTGTCGGCTAAGAGATTTATCAGCAAAATATGGACCCTTGATGCATCTGAAGCTTGGAGAGGTTTCTACCATTGTGGTTTCATCCCCTGAGTATGCTAAAGAGGTGTTAAACACCCATGATCTCATCTTTTCATCAAGGCCTCCAATACTAGCTTCAAAGATAATGTCTTATGATTCTAAGGGTATGTCTTTTGCACCTTATGGTGATTATTGGAGATGGCTAAGGAAGATTTGTACATCGGAGCTATTAAGCTCAAAATGCGTCCAATCTTTCCAACCAATCCGAGGGGAAGAGCTCACTAATTTCATCAAAAGGATTGCATCAAAAGAAGGGTCAGCCATCAATCTCACCAAAGAAGTGCTTACAACAGTATCTACAATTGTTTCAAGGACAGCCCTTGGAAACAAGTGTAGGGACCATCAAAAATTCATATCATCTGTAAGGGAAGGCACAGAGGCTGCTGGAGGTTTTGACTTGGGAGATTTGTACCCTTCTGCTGAATGGCTTCAACACATCTCAGGGCTGAAGCCTAAGCTTGAGAAGTATCATCAACAAGCCGACCGGATAATGCAAAGCATCATCAATGAACATAGAGAGGCTAAGTCAAGTGCCACACAAGGCCAGGGTGAAGAAGTGGCGGATGATCTTGTAGACGTGCTCATGAAGGAGGAGTTTGGCTTAAGTGACAATAGTATCAAGGCTGTGATTTTG GATATGTTTGGAGGTGGAACTCAGACATCATCTACTACCATAACATGGGCAATGGCAGAGATGATAAAAAATCCAAGAGTAACGAAGAAGATACATGCTGAGTTAAGAGATGTGTTTGGTGGTAAAGTAGGACACCCCAATGAAAGTGACATGGAGaatctaaaatatttgaaatctgTTGTGAAAGAGACATTGAGACTGTACCCTCCTGGTCCCCTTTTGCTTCCAAGACAATGTGGACAAGATTGTGAGATCAATGGTTATCACATACCAATCAAAAGCAAGGTCATAGTCAATGCTTGGGCAATTGGAAGAGATCCAAACCATTGGAGTGAAGCTGAGAGGTTTTATCCTGAAAGGTTCATTGGAAGTTCTGTCGACTACAAAGGAAATAGTTTTGAGTACATACCATTTGGTGCTGGAAGAAGAATATGCCCTGGCCTCACATTTGGCTTGACCAATGTTGAGCTTCCACTTGCATTTCTAATGTATCATTTTGATTGGAAACTTCCCAATggaatgaagaatgaagatttGGACATGACTGAAGCTCTTGGAGTATCAGCTCGTAGAAAAGATGACTTGTGCCTCATTCCTATCACTTTCCATCCTTAG
- the LOC100808862 gene encoding cytochrome P450 71D11, with the protein MALLFFYFLVLISFAFTTIIVQKIRKKPKKTDDTTCKIPHGPRKLPIIGNIYNLLCSQPHRKLRDLAIKYGPVMHLQLGQVSTIVISSPECAREVMKTHDINFATRPKVLAIEIMSYNSTSIAFAGYGNYWRQLRKICTLELLSLKRVNSFQPIREDELFNLVKWIDSKKGSPINLTEAVLTSIYTIASRAAFGKNCKDQEKFISVVKKTSKLAAGFGIEDLFPSVTWLQHVTGLRAKLERLHQQADQIMENIINEHKEANSKAKDDQSEAEEDLVDVLIQYEDGSKKDFSLTRNKIKAIILDIFAAGGETTATTIDWAMAEMVKNPTVMKKAQSEVREVCNMKARVDENCINELQYLKLIVKETLRLHPPAPLLLPRECGQTCEIHGYHIPAKTKVIVNAWAIGRDPNYWTESERFYPERFIDSTIDYKGSNFEFIPFGAGRRICAGSTFALRAAELALAMLLYHFDWKLPSGMRSGELDMSEDFGVTTIRKDNLFLVPFPYHPLPVS; encoded by the exons ATGGCTCTATTATTCTTCTACTTTTTGGTTCTTATTTCCTTTGCCTTCACAACCATTATagtacaaaaaataagaaagaaaccCAAGAAAACTGATGACACAACTTGTAAAATACCCCATGGTCCTAGAAAGCTACCTATTATAGGAAATATATACAATCTGCTATGCTCTCAACCCCATAGAAAATTAAGAGACCTGGCCATAAAATATGGACCCGTGATGCATCTTCAACTTGGACAGGTTTCAACTATTGTCATTTCATCCCCTGAGTGTGCTAGGGAAGTGATGAAAACCCATGACATTAACTTTGCCACAAGGCCTAAAGTTCTAGCTATTGAAATAATGTCTTACAATTCCACAAGTATAGCTTTTGCTGGCTATGGAAATTATTGGAGGCAGCTAAGAAAAATATGCACATTGGAGCTTTTAAGCCTAAAACGCGTCAACTCATTCCAGCCAATTAGAGAAGATGAGCTCTTCAATCTTGTCAAATGGATTGATTCAAAGAAAGGATCCCCCATCAACCTCACTGAAGCAGTACTTACATCAATTTACACAATTGCTTCAAGGGCTGCCTTTGGCAAGAATTGCAAAGACCAAGAAAAATTTATATCAGTggttaaaaaaacatcaaaacttGCTGCAGGTTTTGGCATTGAAGATTTGTTTCCTTCTGTTACTTGGCTTCAACATGTCACTGGCTTGAGGGCTAAGCTTGAGAGGTTGCATCAACAGGCTGATCAGATAATGGAAAACATCATCAATGAGCATAAAGAGGCAAATTCGAAAGCCAAGGATGACCAAAGTGAAGCAGAAGAAGATCTTGTGGATGTTCTCATACAATATGAGGATGGGAGCAAGAAGGATTTTTCCTTAACTAGAAACAAGATCAAGGCCATAATTCTG GACATTTTTGCTGCTGGAGGTGAGACAACAGCAACAACCATAGATTGGGCAATGGCTGAAATGGTAAAGAATCCAACAGTAATGAAGAAAGCACAATCTGAGGTGAGAGAGGTATGCAATATGAAAGCAAGGGTTGATGAAAATTGCATCAATGAACTTCAATATTTGAAACTAATTGTGAAAGAGACCTTGAGGTTGCACCCTCCAGCTCCTCTTTTGCTGCCAAGAGAATGTGGTCAAACATGTGAGATACATGGTTATCACATACCAGCCAAAACCAAGGTCATAGTCAATGCCTGGGCAATTGGAAGAGATCCAAACTATTGGACTGAATCAGAGAGGTTTTATCCTGAGAGGTTCATTGATAGCACTATTGACTACAAAGGGAGTAATTTTGAGTTCATTCCTTTTGGTGCTGGAAGAAGGATATGCGCAGGAAGCACATTTGCTTTGAGAGCTGCGGAACTAGCCCTTGCAATGTTGTTGTATCACTTTGATTGGAAGCTTCCAAGTGGAATGAGAAGTGGAGAACTGGACATGAGTGAGGATTTTGGAGTCACAACTATAAGAAAAGATAATCTATTCTTGGTTCCTTTTCCATATCATCCTTTGCCTGTCTCATGA
- the LOC100778040 gene encoding cytochrome P450 71D9-like, with product MALLFLFFVALISFLFTILIVQKLGKKSKKTDDTTCDMHMPHGPRKLPIIGNIYNLICSQPHRKLRDLAIKYGPVMHLQLGEVSTIVISSPDCAKEVMTTHDINFATRPQILATEIMSYNSTSIAFSPYGNYWRQLRKICILELLSLKRVNSYQPVREEELFNLVKWIASEKGSPINLTQAVLSSVYTISSRATFGKKCKDQEKFISVLTKSIKVSAGFNMGDLFPSSTWLQHLTGLRPKLERLHQQADQILENIINDHKEAKSKAKGDDSEAQDLVDVLIQYEDGSKQDFSLTKNNIKAIIQDIFAAGGETSATTIDWAMAEMIKDPRVMKKAQAEVREVFGMNGRVDENCINELQYLKLIVKETLRLHPPAPLLLPRECGQTCEIHGYHIPAKTKVIVNAWAIGRDPKYWTESERFYPERFIDSTIDYKGNSFEFIPFGAGRRICPGSTSALRTIDLALAMLLYHFDWNLPNGMRSGELDMSEEFGVTVRRKDDLILVPFPYHPLPVT from the exons ATGGCTCTACTATTCCTCTTCTTTGTAGCTCTTATTTCCTTTCTCTTCACGATCCTTATAGTACAAAAACTAGGAAAGAAATCCAAGAAAACTGATGACACAACTTGTGACATGCATATGCCCCACGGGCCTAGAAAGCTACCTATTATAGGAAATATATACAATCTTATATGCTCTCAACCCCATAGAAAATTAAGAGACTTGGCCATAAAATATGGACCCGTGATGCATCTTCAACTTGGAGAGGTTTCAACTATTGTCATTTCATCCCCTGACTGTGCTAAGGAAGTGATGACAACCCATGATATTAACTTTGCCACAAGACCTCAAATCCTAGCTACTGAAATAATGTCATACAATTCCACAAGTATAGCTTTTTCTCCTTATGGAAATTACTGGAGGCAGCTACGAAAAATTTGCATATTGGAGCTTTTAAGCCTAAAACGTGTTAACTCATACCAGCCAGTTAGAGAAGAAGAGCTCTTCAATCTTGTCAAATGGATTGCTTCAGAGAAAGGATCCCCCATCAACCTCACTCAAGCAGTACTTTCATCTGTTTATACAATTTCTTCGAGGGCTACCTTTGGCAAGAAATGCAAAGACCAAGAAAAGTTTATATCAGTGctaacaaaatcaataaaagttTCAGCAGGTTTTAACATGGGAGATTTGTTTCCATCTTCTACTTGGCTTCAACATCTCACTGGCTTGAGGCCTAAGCTTGAGAGGTTGCATCAACAAGCTGATCAGATATTGGAAAACATCATCAATGATCATAAAGAGGCAAAGTCAAAAGCCAAGGGTGACGATAGTGAAGCACAAGATCTGGTTGATGTCCTCATACAATATGAGGATGGAAGCAAGCAGGATTTTTCCTTAACTAAAAACAACATCAAGGCCATAATTCAG gaCATTTTTGCTGCTGGAGGTGAGACATCAGCTACAACAATAGATTGGGCAATGGCTGAAATGATTAAGGATCCAAGAGTGATGAAGAAAGCACAAGCTGAGGTGAGAGAGGTATTCGGTATGAACGGAAGGGTTGATGAAAATTGCATCAATGAACTTCAATATTTGAAACTAATTGTGAAAGAGACCTTGAGGTTGCACCCTCCAGCTCCTCTTTTGCTTCCAAGAGAATGTGGTCAAACATGTGAGATACATGGTTATCACATACCAGCCAAAACCAAGGTCATAGTCAATGCCTGGGCAATTGGAAGAGATCCAAAGTATTGGACTGAATCAGAGAGGTTTTATCCTGAGAGGTTCATTGATAGCACTATTGACTACAAAGGGAATAGTTTTGAGTTCATTCCTTTTGGTGCTGGAAGAAGAATATGCCCAGGAAGCACATCTGCTTTGAGAACTATTGATCTAGCCCTTGCAATGTTGTTGTATCACTTTGATTGGAATCTGCCAAATGGAATGAGAAGTGGAGAACTGGACATGAGTGAGGAGTTTGGAGTCACAGTAAGAAGAAAAGATGATTTAATTTTGGTTCCTTTTCCATATCATCCTTTGCCTGTCACATGA